In Natator depressus isolate rNatDep1 chromosome 9, rNatDep2.hap1, whole genome shotgun sequence, a single genomic region encodes these proteins:
- the DNAJB11 gene encoding dnaJ homolog subfamily B member 11 — MALRCLGLLCLLLLCLLGEASAGRDFYKILGVSRSASVKDIKKAYRKLALQLHPDRNPDDPRAQEKFQDLGAAYEVLSDEEKRKQYDTYGEEGLKDGHQGSHGDIFSHFFGDFGFMFGGSPRQQDRNIPRGSDIIVDLEVTLEEVYSGNFVEVVRNKPVARQAPGKRKCNCRQEMRTTQLGPGRFQMTQEVVCDECPNVKLVNEERTLEVEIEPGVRDDMEYPFIGEGEPHVDGEPGDLRFRIKVLKHPVFERRGDDLYTNVTISLVEALIGFEMDIAHLDGHKVHVARDKITKPGAKLWKKGEGLPNFDNNNIKGSLIITFDVDFPKEQLTDEQREGLKQLLKQGSVQKVYNGLQGY, encoded by the exons ATGGCCCTCCGCTGCCTCGgccttctctgcctgctgctgctctgcctcctcgGGGAGGCCAGCGCCGG GAGGGATTTCTATAAGATTCTGGGAGTGTCCCGCAGTGCATCAGTAAAAGACATTAAAAAGGCCTATCGGAAACTGGCTTTGCAGCTTCATCCGGACCGAAACCCTGATGATCCACGAGCACAAGAAAAGTTCCAGGATCTGGGTGCTGCCTATGAG GTGCTCTCAGACGAGGAGAAGAGAAAGCAGTACGACACATATGGCGAGGAGGGACTGAAGGATGGTCACCAGGGTTCCCATGGAGACATCTTCTCACA CTTCTTTGGGGACTTTGGTTTCATGTTTGGAGGAAGTCCTCGTCAGCAAGACAGGAATATTCCACGAGGAAGTGACATCATTGTGGACCTGGAAGTTACACTGGAGGAAGTGTATTCAGGAAACTTTGTGGAA GTTGTTAGGAACAAGCCAGTGGCCAGGCAGGCTCCTGGCAAACGGAAATGCAACTGCCGGCAGGAGATGAGGACCACCCAGCTAGGCCCTGGGCGTTTCCAGATGACTCAAGAAGTTGTCTGTGATGAGTGTCCCAATGTCAA GCTTGTGAATGAAGAGCGAACACTAGAGGTAGAGATAGAGCCAGGCGTGAGGGATGACATGGAATACCCCTTCATCGGGGAAG GTGAACCTCATGTAGATGGGGAGCCGGGTGACTTACGCTTCCGAATAAAAGTTCTCAA GCACCCTGTCTTTGAAAGAAGAGGGGATGATTTGTATACAAACGTCACTATCTCGCTGGTCGAGGCACTGATAGGCTTTGAAATGGATATTGCCCATTTAGATGGGCACAAG GTTCATGTTGCCCGGGATAAAATCACAAAACCTGGGGCCAAACTGTGGAAAAAAGGAGAAGGTCTTCCAAACTTTGATAACAACAACATCAAAGGCTCGCTGATAATTACTTTTGATGTGGACTTCCCCAAAGAGCAGCTGACAGATGAACAGCGGGAAG GTCTCAAACAGCTGTTGAAACAAGGATCTGTGCAGAAGGTGTACAATGGACTGCAGGGGTACTAA
- the PROCR gene encoding endothelial protein C receptor, giving the protein MLLLLLLVGALCHQGDGAALHTFTMIQLTHLPNSSAAEFWGNATLNGVLTHSLQGFNASQLLPLEPPPRWQERESSLQAYLHSFHAFVQVITKEREVQYPLHLRCKLGCQLSPDGSSHSFYEVALNGDDFLSFRAANASWALLGHKEGDKLATFAHAQVSQYPQTTSELQSFLETTCVEFVRQHSKMDDARTEGQQRRSHAPLALGITLGAFALAALAVGVFLCTGGRR; this is encoded by the exons ATGCTGCTACTTCTGCTCCTTGTCGGTGCTCTCTGCCACCAGGGAGATGGGGCAG CCCTGCACACCTTCACCATGATTCAGCTCACCCACCTCCCAAACAGCAGCGCCGCTGAATTTTGGGGGAATGCCACTCTGAACGGGGTACTGACCCACAGCCTGCAGGGCTTCAATGCCAGCCAGCTGCTCCCGCTGGAGCCCCCGCCGCGGTGGCAGGAGAGGGAGAGCAGCCTGCAGGCTTACTTACACTCCTTCCATGCCTTCGTGCAGGTGATCACCAAGGAGAGGGAGGTGCAGT ACCCCCTGCACTTGCGCTGCAAGCTGGGCTGCCAGCTCTCCCCTGATGGCTCCTCCCATAGCTTCTACGAGGTGGCACTCAACGGAGACGACTTCCTGAGCTTCCGGGCAGCCAATGCCAGCTGGGCACTATTGGGGCACAAGGAGGGGGACAAGCTGGCCACATTCGCCCATGCCCAGGTGAGCCAGTACCCACAGACCACCTCCGAGCTGCAGTCCTTCCTGGAGACGACGTGTGTGGAGTTCGTGAGGCAGCACAGCAAGATGGATGATGCCAGGACCG AAGGACAGCAGAGGCGTTCGCACGCCCCTCTGGCGCTGGGCATCACCTTGGGAGCCTTTGCCCTGGCAGCCTTAGCCGTAGGAGTCTTCCTCTGCACGGGAGGGCGAAGATAG